A genomic segment from Dietzia psychralcaliphila encodes:
- a CDS encoding helix-turn-helix transcriptional regulator — protein sequence MPVRVTVVNDYLVVVAGVNAILSEYADRIEVVEKHAVHKGAAAVDVALYDTFAAPVGKHARLAALREDPSIGAVAVYSFAAGHDAVEDSLALGANGFLSKSLSAPDLVRGIEEIAAGRVVTLVGPGLSATGANDWPAKEAGLSAREAEMVGLIVQGMSNQDIAERCYLSANTVKTYIRAAYRKMGVNTRAQAVAWGIENGLKPDRQP from the coding sequence ATGCCGGTCAGAGTGACAGTGGTCAACGACTACCTCGTCGTCGTAGCCGGGGTGAACGCCATTCTCTCGGAGTACGCCGACCGGATAGAGGTCGTGGAGAAGCACGCTGTCCACAAGGGTGCGGCGGCGGTGGACGTGGCCCTGTACGACACGTTCGCCGCGCCGGTGGGCAAGCACGCTCGACTGGCCGCGTTGCGTGAGGATCCGTCGATCGGCGCGGTGGCCGTCTACTCGTTCGCCGCGGGCCACGATGCCGTCGAGGACAGTCTGGCGTTGGGGGCGAACGGCTTCCTCTCCAAGTCTCTGTCCGCTCCGGATCTGGTCCGGGGGATAGAGGAGATCGCGGCGGGGCGCGTCGTGACGTTGGTGGGGCCGGGGCTGTCCGCCACGGGAGCCAACGACTGGCCCGCCAAAGAGGCGGGTTTGTCCGCACGCGAGGCCGAGATGGTCGGGCTGATCGTGCAGGGTATGTCCAATCAGGACATCGCCGAGAGGTGCTATCTGTCGGCGAACACCGTCAAGACCTACATTCGCGCGGCCTACCGGAAAATGGGCGTGAACACGCGTGCCCAGGCCGTGGCCTGGGGGATCGAGAACGGATTGAAGCCAGACCGGCAGCCGTGA
- a CDS encoding WhiB family transcriptional regulator yields the protein MNETASTAVHDRWAWADRGNCVGHQDLFYNDDHDLKGERRKNEELAKQLCQTCPVLERCRRYAVEERELYGVWGGMTELERHKMAGRLRTG from the coding sequence TTGAACGAGACCGCTTCGACTGCAGTACACGATCGATGGGCCTGGGCCGACCGCGGCAACTGCGTGGGCCACCAGGACTTGTTCTACAACGACGACCACGACCTCAAGGGTGAGCGGCGAAAGAACGAGGAGCTCGCCAAACAGCTCTGCCAGACGTGTCCGGTGCTCGAACGGTGTCGCCGCTACGCCGTCGAGGAGAGAGAGCTCTACGGAGTCTGGGGCGGAATGACCGAGCTGGAACGGCACAAGATGGCGGGCCGACTCCGCACCGGCTGA
- a CDS encoding O-methyltransferase, translated as MTDHLPGRADSPDRDSRWAEVDAFFDEALGLEDEVLREVREATAAADLPGIEVSAAQARFLALLCRMVGARRVLEFGTLGGYSATSFARALGDDGEVVTFEIDPRHAEVARANLERAGVPDRVTVLMGPAAESAQGLIDSGAEPFDLVFIDADKPSNPRYVELALQLTRPGSVIVVDNVVRRGGVADSDSDDPGVLGSREVLQLLGGHPRLDATALQTVGAKGWDGFALARVR; from the coding sequence ATGACAGATCACCTGCCCGGCCGGGCCGACTCCCCTGACCGCGACTCCCGTTGGGCGGAGGTCGACGCGTTCTTCGACGAGGCGCTGGGCCTCGAGGACGAGGTTCTTCGGGAGGTCCGTGAGGCCACCGCGGCGGCGGACCTGCCCGGGATCGAGGTCTCCGCCGCCCAGGCGCGGTTCCTGGCGCTGCTGTGCCGGATGGTCGGCGCGCGGCGCGTCCTGGAGTTCGGCACCCTCGGCGGGTATAGCGCGACGAGCTTCGCCCGCGCCCTTGGTGACGACGGCGAGGTGGTCACCTTCGAGATCGACCCGCGTCACGCCGAGGTGGCGCGCGCGAACCTCGAGCGGGCCGGGGTGCCCGACCGCGTCACGGTGCTCATGGGGCCGGCCGCGGAGTCGGCGCAAGGGCTCATCGACTCCGGCGCCGAGCCGTTCGATCTGGTGTTCATCGACGCCGACAAGCCGAGCAATCCGCGCTACGTGGAGCTCGCATTGCAGCTCACGCGTCCGGGCAGCGTGATCGTGGTGGACAACGTCGTCCGCCGGGGCGGGGTCGCGGACTCGGACTCCGACGATCCCGGGGTGCTCGGCAGCCGCGAGGTGCTTCAGCTGCTCGGAGGCCACCCGCGGTTGGATGCGACCGCCCTGCAAACCGTGGGGGCCAAGGGCTGGGACGGCTTCGCTCTGGCCCGCGTCCGGTGA
- a CDS encoding lipase family protein produces MRAAALATALATTIGGGAMLAPVAAAQGSSNDPAPAFYQPPAELPAGAGALIKTEPFPLAGAIPPIPGADFVSNGAGPISTDAQRIMYTSVGSRNQQVAVTGTYLQPRAPWTGPGARPLAVLAPGTQGQADHCAPSKTFQNLATVRTDPPGVGFGYEIIQAYALLARGYAVAMTDYEGLGTPGIHPYVHRESSARAVLDIARAAPKIPGADVGPSPRTVFTGYSQGGGAVAAAAELHPQYAAEVNLVGTAAGSPPADLLATLEKADGSAIAGVIGYSLNSLVDAYPEMNQILDAYLNDHGRAMLAATSDQCIGETAIQFFQQRTTNFTLSGKSAGEIARQDPAIMDYLERQRIGRLAPSTPVRILSPVNDDVVPGHQSQRLGRDWCAQGAAVDMVIDHTPPVATGLVINHAVPMLSGLGGTVQYLADRIDGLPAPVNCGTY; encoded by the coding sequence ATGCGCGCTGCCGCACTCGCCACCGCTCTGGCAACCACCATCGGCGGAGGGGCGATGCTCGCTCCTGTCGCCGCCGCGCAGGGGTCGTCCAACGACCCGGCTCCGGCGTTCTACCAGCCGCCGGCCGAGCTGCCCGCTGGCGCGGGCGCGCTCATCAAGACAGAGCCCTTCCCGCTCGCCGGTGCGATCCCTCCGATCCCGGGGGCGGACTTCGTGTCGAACGGGGCCGGTCCGATCTCGACCGACGCCCAGCGGATCATGTACACCTCCGTCGGCTCGAGGAACCAGCAGGTCGCCGTGACCGGGACCTATCTCCAGCCCCGTGCTCCCTGGACGGGCCCGGGGGCGCGGCCGCTCGCGGTGCTCGCGCCGGGCACCCAGGGTCAGGCCGACCACTGCGCGCCATCCAAGACCTTCCAGAACCTGGCCACCGTCCGCACGGACCCGCCCGGCGTGGGCTTCGGCTACGAGATCATCCAGGCCTACGCGCTGCTCGCCCGCGGTTACGCGGTCGCGATGACCGACTACGAGGGACTGGGCACGCCCGGCATCCACCCGTACGTCCACCGCGAGTCCTCCGCCCGAGCCGTGTTGGACATCGCCCGCGCCGCGCCGAAGATCCCGGGCGCGGATGTCGGTCCTTCACCGCGCACCGTGTTCACGGGTTACTCGCAGGGCGGTGGCGCGGTGGCCGCGGCGGCGGAGTTGCACCCGCAGTACGCGGCCGAGGTGAACCTGGTCGGCACCGCCGCCGGTTCGCCGCCGGCCGACCTGCTGGCCACACTCGAGAAGGCGGACGGGTCGGCGATCGCCGGCGTGATCGGGTACTCCCTCAACAGCCTCGTCGACGCCTATCCGGAGATGAACCAGATCCTCGACGCCTACCTCAACGACCACGGCCGGGCGATGCTCGCCGCCACCTCCGACCAGTGCATCGGCGAGACCGCCATTCAGTTCTTCCAGCAGCGCACCACCAACTTCACGCTGTCCGGCAAGTCCGCCGGCGAGATCGCCAGGCAGGATCCGGCGATCATGGACTACCTGGAGCGCCAGCGCATCGGTCGACTGGCACCCTCCACGCCGGTGCGGATCCTGTCCCCCGTGAACGACGACGTGGTGCCCGGTCACCAGTCGCAGCGGCTCGGCCGCGACTGGTGCGCGCAGGGTGCGGCCGTCGACATGGTGATCGACCACACCCCGCCGGTGGCCACCGGTCTGGTCATCAACCACGCGGTGCCGATGCTCTCCGGACTCGGCGGGACGGTGCAGTACCTGGCCGACCGGATCGACGGCCTCCCGGCGCCAGTCAACTGCGGGACGTACTGA
- a CDS encoding MarR family winged helix-turn-helix transcriptional regulator: MSDPTDPSVLATDLREALRPLWRRFHAHRTLSMGKTGILFRLDHHGALTATDLAALERISHQAVAGAVRELEEMGLVSRSPDPADGRRVLITLTDSGRTRLISERSAGQEWLVHAITGGLSESERATLAAAVPLLNRLDAEGPG, encoded by the coding sequence GTGAGCGACCCGACCGACCCGAGTGTGCTGGCCACCGACCTGCGCGAGGCCCTGCGCCCGCTGTGGCGGCGGTTCCACGCACACCGGACGCTGTCCATGGGAAAGACCGGGATCCTGTTCCGCCTCGACCACCACGGCGCACTGACCGCAACCGACCTCGCCGCTCTCGAACGCATCAGCCATCAGGCGGTGGCGGGCGCGGTCCGCGAACTCGAGGAGATGGGCCTGGTCTCCCGCAGCCCCGACCCCGCTGACGGCCGGCGGGTCCTGATCACGCTCACCGACTCCGGCCGCACACGCCTGATCAGCGAGCGCTCGGCCGGCCAGGAGTGGCTGGTCCACGCGATCACCGGTGGTCTCAGCGAGTCCGAGCGCGCCACCCTGGCCGCAGCCGTACCCCTGCTGAACAGGCTGGACGCAGAGGGCCCGGGGTGA
- a CDS encoding MFS transporter: protein MTTTDRAPAPRWFLQALVYAGLTSAIVSSLGMLLVPSVAGEFGITVSAAQWMLTVNLLVGAVATPIMGRLADGPHTRRLLLASLAVIFAGSVIATVATDFTVFLIGRALQGLLYGTVPITIALARRHLSYSESQPAISTLSVTVSVGMGLGYPLTGLLAAGFGHRSAFAFAALFVATAAAGVWRFVPPGPDPLAPRTPLDLRGAVLLGTGLATLLLWISEAQGWGWVSPRALVTLAVALVALTAWGVHSVRTRYPLINLRVVRRPEVLLANATAIGLGTALYIGLSIASLVAQAPTDTGFGLAVPLMWAGFMMAPLSLGSFLANRAVRALSRRVDMAVFLPVGAAVMTVASVLLWLAHSDFLTLAAGMFLFGAGIGSGYAAMPALIARSVAVDQLGSAVSFNQVLRTVGGAVGAALSAAVLAAHPSDSTYSTDEGITMAFGVGVLCCAAVMVALTWHAVMGRRRGRPPRDARR from the coding sequence GTGACCACGACCGACCGCGCACCCGCCCCCCGCTGGTTCCTCCAGGCCCTGGTCTACGCGGGGCTCACCAGCGCGATCGTCAGCTCGCTGGGGATGCTGCTGGTGCCGTCGGTGGCAGGCGAGTTCGGCATCACCGTCAGCGCCGCCCAGTGGATGCTCACCGTCAACCTGCTGGTGGGCGCGGTGGCCACGCCCATCATGGGGCGCCTCGCGGACGGCCCCCACACCAGGCGGTTGCTCCTGGCGTCGCTGGCGGTGATCTTCGCGGGGTCGGTCATCGCCACCGTGGCCACGGACTTCACCGTGTTCCTGATCGGCCGGGCACTGCAGGGCCTGCTCTACGGGACCGTCCCGATCACCATCGCCCTGGCCCGCCGGCACCTGAGCTACTCCGAGTCCCAACCGGCGATCTCCACCCTGTCCGTCACGGTCTCCGTGGGCATGGGGCTGGGCTACCCGCTCACCGGTCTGCTCGCCGCGGGGTTCGGTCACCGGTCCGCGTTCGCCTTCGCCGCGCTCTTCGTGGCCACCGCGGCAGCCGGGGTATGGCGGTTCGTGCCCCCCGGGCCCGACCCCCTCGCCCCGCGTACACCCCTCGACCTGCGCGGGGCGGTTCTGCTGGGCACCGGCCTGGCCACGCTGCTGCTGTGGATCTCCGAGGCCCAGGGCTGGGGTTGGGTCTCGCCGCGCGCCCTCGTGACGCTCGCGGTGGCTCTGGTGGCCCTCACCGCGTGGGGTGTGCACAGCGTGCGGACCCGGTACCCGCTGATCAACCTGCGGGTGGTGCGACGGCCCGAGGTGCTGCTGGCCAACGCCACCGCGATCGGGCTGGGCACCGCCCTGTACATCGGCCTGTCGATCGCGAGCCTGGTCGCCCAGGCCCCCACCGACACCGGCTTCGGGCTCGCCGTTCCCCTGATGTGGGCGGGCTTCATGATGGCCCCGCTCTCCCTCGGCAGCTTCCTGGCCAACCGCGCGGTCCGCGCGCTCTCCCGCCGGGTGGACATGGCGGTCTTCCTGCCCGTCGGCGCGGCCGTGATGACTGTTGCTTCGGTGCTGCTGTGGCTGGCGCACAGCGACTTCCTCACGCTCGCCGCCGGCATGTTCCTGTTCGGTGCGGGGATCGGCTCCGGTTACGCCGCGATGCCCGCGCTCATCGCCCGCAGTGTGGCCGTGGACCAGCTCGGCAGTGCCGTGAGCTTCAACCAGGTCCTGCGCACCGTAGGCGGCGCGGTGGGTGCGGCACTGTCCGCGGCCGTGCTCGCCGCGCACCCGTCCGACTCGACCTACTCCACCGACGAGGGCATCACCATGGCATTCGGCGTGGGCGTGCTGTGCTGCGCCGCGGTGATGGTGGCTTTGACCTGGCACGCCGTCATGGGACGACGACGAGGCCGCCCACCCCGGGACGCCCGGCGATGA
- a CDS encoding lysoplasmalogenase yields MRALSLAPVAVVTLVHLIALVTGADTVAAWSQVLLMPALAVVLLALPPGDRGPAWPWALGALAASWVGDSLPKVVPHDAQFLAMIGGFAAAQVLWIVAFTRVDRGRSPFAWTLLLIVVAVALLAVTVPAAGMLAPAVVVYGLLLLAVAWLASSHGWVGALGGAMFVLSDGLIALGAFRPELVDWSNRDLAVMATYVAAQALFVAVVLLTRSPDRTFGRAPRRGTRAPANP; encoded by the coding sequence ATGCGCGCCCTGAGCCTGGCCCCCGTCGCCGTGGTGACCCTCGTGCACCTGATCGCGCTGGTCACCGGCGCCGACACGGTGGCAGCGTGGTCGCAGGTCCTGCTCATGCCCGCGCTGGCGGTGGTGCTGCTGGCCCTCCCGCCGGGCGACCGCGGTCCCGCCTGGCCCTGGGCACTGGGCGCACTGGCCGCCAGCTGGGTGGGGGACTCGCTACCGAAGGTCGTTCCCCACGACGCACAGTTCCTGGCGATGATCGGCGGGTTCGCTGCGGCCCAGGTGCTGTGGATCGTCGCCTTCACCCGCGTGGACCGGGGCCGATCGCCGTTCGCGTGGACCCTGCTGCTCATCGTGGTGGCGGTCGCGCTGCTCGCGGTGACGGTCCCGGCGGCCGGGATGCTCGCCCCGGCCGTGGTGGTCTACGGACTGCTCCTGCTCGCCGTCGCGTGGCTCGCGTCCAGCCACGGCTGGGTCGGCGCCCTCGGTGGCGCCATGTTCGTCCTGTCCGACGGCCTCATCGCCCTGGGCGCCTTCCGGCCCGAGCTCGTGGACTGGTCGAACCGCGACCTGGCGGTCATGGCCACCTACGTCGCCGCTCAGGCGCTGTTCGTGGCGGTCGTACTGCTCACGCGCTCCCCCGACCGCACCTTCGGTCGCGCACCCCGCCGCGGCACCCGCGCCCCCGCCAACCCGTGA
- a CDS encoding alpha/beta hydrolase domain-containing protein — protein MHQSPRATFVELTQGKPFPPMSGRAAPDLAAAGFSESEWAVSGEAVSYDPVATPGDGRFELTEADSAPFATRVLVRRPEPDSFSGVVLVEWLNVSGGQDAAPDYTYLADEILRAGHAWVGVSAQFVAVEGGDAAVGLGGQTQGLRAQRPERYGELHHPGDAYAYDIVTQVGRYVRDTEGAGPLADLRARTVIAVGESQSAFALTSYVNGVHPRVGVFDAFLLHSRGAGYLPFDDRGRGSDIVAALGRGPAALREDVGAPVVVVQAEGDLIGRIASLPARQPDSEYVVTWEIAGQAHADLYQLGEFAQFVDCHGPVNSGQQVFVLRAALRHLVSWVAGGARPPAALPVEIDDDDGVIADDMGNGRGGVRTPVVEAPVEHLTGVPHPEAQPLCMLLGRTVELPEQVLRDRWPGEGQSGGEHPGREQYLVAYREATDRLIAEGFLLPEDREEILADARPERITW, from the coding sequence ATGCACCAGTCCCCACGCGCGACATTTGTAGAGCTGACCCAGGGCAAGCCCTTCCCGCCGATGTCCGGCCGCGCGGCCCCCGACCTGGCGGCCGCCGGGTTCAGCGAGTCGGAGTGGGCCGTGTCCGGCGAGGCCGTCTCCTATGACCCGGTGGCGACCCCGGGCGACGGTCGCTTCGAGCTCACCGAGGCCGATTCCGCGCCGTTCGCGACCCGCGTGTTGGTGCGACGGCCGGAGCCGGACTCATTCAGCGGCGTGGTGCTGGTGGAGTGGCTCAATGTCAGTGGGGGCCAGGACGCCGCACCGGATTACACCTATCTCGCCGACGAGATCCTGCGGGCGGGTCACGCCTGGGTCGGGGTGTCGGCGCAGTTCGTCGCGGTCGAGGGCGGAGACGCGGCGGTGGGCCTCGGCGGGCAGACCCAGGGACTCCGAGCCCAGCGGCCCGAGCGCTATGGCGAGCTGCACCACCCCGGCGACGCGTACGCCTACGACATCGTCACGCAGGTGGGCCGGTACGTGCGAGATACGGAGGGCGCCGGGCCCCTGGCGGACCTCCGCGCGCGGACAGTGATCGCGGTGGGCGAGTCGCAGTCGGCGTTCGCGCTGACCTCCTACGTCAACGGCGTCCACCCGCGGGTCGGGGTGTTCGACGCGTTCCTCCTCCACAGCCGTGGAGCCGGATACCTGCCGTTCGACGACCGCGGCCGCGGGAGCGACATCGTCGCGGCGCTCGGTCGAGGGCCGGCGGCACTCCGTGAGGACGTGGGCGCGCCGGTAGTAGTGGTGCAGGCGGAGGGTGACCTGATCGGCAGGATCGCCTCCCTGCCCGCCCGACAGCCCGATTCGGAGTACGTGGTGACCTGGGAGATCGCCGGCCAGGCGCACGCGGACCTCTACCAACTGGGGGAGTTCGCACAATTCGTCGACTGCCACGGCCCGGTCAACAGCGGACAGCAGGTCTTCGTCCTCCGCGCCGCCCTGAGGCACCTGGTGTCCTGGGTCGCCGGGGGTGCGCGCCCGCCGGCCGCCCTGCCGGTGGAAATCGACGACGACGACGGGGTGATCGCCGACGACATGGGCAACGGCCGGGGAGGCGTACGGACCCCGGTCGTGGAGGCCCCGGTCGAACACCTCACCGGTGTGCCCCATCCCGAGGCGCAACCCCTCTGCATGCTCCTCGGGCGGACCGTGGAGCTGCCCGAGCAGGTGCTGCGGGACCGGTGGCCGGGTGAGGGTCAGTCAGGGGGAGAGCATCCGGGGCGCGAGCAGTACCTGGTGGCCTATCGCGAGGCCACAGATCGATTGATCGCCGAGGGGTTCCTCCTGCCCGAGGACCGCGAGGAGATCCTGGCCGACGCCCGCCCGGAGCGCATCACCTGGTGA
- a CDS encoding alpha/beta fold hydrolase: MLDAIDLFPGFRSRAIETAGARIRVRVGGSGPLVVLLHGYPQTGAMWHRFAAKLATRYTVAVPDLRGYGESECFDDDFSFRAMAADVAGLIERVAVEGDDDKAIVIGHDRGARTAHRLVLDRPGLVDRVALLDILPTTEVWRLMSPEMTRAYYHWGFLARPEIAEPMIAGDPVRFLHSALAGLYSPLEAFHPEALAEYEQAIRRPGVIHAICGDYQAGATVDIEHDEADRDLRPDLPALILWGSRGKVGAEVDPLEVWRGRLPRAEGHAIDAGHYLVEEAPDQTWAALEEFMDRG; the protein is encoded by the coding sequence GTGCTCGACGCGATCGACCTCTTTCCCGGCTTTCGCTCCCGGGCGATCGAGACCGCCGGCGCCCGGATCCGGGTGCGGGTCGGCGGATCGGGACCGCTGGTAGTGCTGCTGCACGGGTACCCGCAGACCGGAGCGATGTGGCACCGGTTTGCGGCGAAGCTGGCCACCCGGTACACCGTTGCCGTTCCTGACCTGCGCGGATACGGGGAATCGGAGTGCTTCGACGACGATTTCTCCTTCCGCGCCATGGCCGCCGACGTCGCCGGACTGATCGAGAGAGTCGCTGTTGAGGGCGACGACGACAAGGCGATCGTCATCGGCCACGACCGGGGCGCCCGCACCGCGCATCGGCTGGTGCTCGACCGGCCCGGGCTGGTCGACCGCGTGGCCCTGCTCGACATCCTGCCCACCACCGAGGTGTGGCGACTGATGTCACCGGAGATGACCCGCGCGTACTACCACTGGGGTTTCCTGGCCCGGCCCGAGATCGCCGAGCCCATGATCGCCGGCGACCCGGTGCGTTTCCTCCACTCGGCGCTCGCCGGCCTCTACTCACCGCTGGAGGCGTTTCACCCGGAGGCCCTGGCCGAGTACGAGCAGGCCATCCGTCGACCCGGCGTCATCCACGCCATCTGCGGCGACTACCAGGCGGGCGCGACCGTGGACATCGAGCACGACGAGGCGGATCGGGACCTCCGGCCGGACCTGCCCGCGCTCATACTGTGGGGATCCCGGGGGAAGGTGGGCGCGGAGGTGGACCCGCTCGAGGTCTGGCGCGGCCGGCTCCCCCGGGCCGAGGGTCACGCGATCGATGCCGGGCACTACCTCGTGGAGGAGGCGCCCGATCAGACGTGGGCGGCGCTCGAGGAGTTCATGGACCGCGGTTGA
- a CDS encoding LppP/LprE family lipoprotein: protein MDVQRIAAQTPGPFPGVGWTVGQSGNLCGELGYLFLETAGGTGSSPTRMVLFHRGVEVATQPGATPRVLLGQHSNFHVELRIQQEPAAGQPNAAAGYASTIYVWNPFAGAGDATPIGPLPPGITL from the coding sequence GTGGACGTTCAGCGGATCGCCGCACAGACCCCAGGGCCCTTCCCCGGGGTCGGGTGGACGGTCGGGCAGAGCGGGAACCTCTGCGGTGAGCTCGGATACTTGTTCCTCGAGACCGCGGGCGGGACGGGGTCCTCGCCGACCAGAATGGTGCTATTCCACCGCGGGGTAGAGGTCGCGACGCAGCCCGGGGCCACGCCGCGAGTCCTGCTGGGGCAACACAGCAATTTCCACGTGGAACTGCGAATCCAGCAGGAGCCGGCGGCGGGTCAACCGAACGCGGCGGCGGGGTACGCCTCCACCATCTACGTGTGGAATCCCTTCGCTGGCGCGGGCGACGCCACCCCGATCGGACCGCTGCCTCCGGGGATAACCCTCTAG
- a CDS encoding acyl-CoA thioesterase yields MTGQSSPAHPLDQAVALELAGENLVRGRTVDAWANMVGPFGGTTAATMLQAILQHPERHGDPLALTLNYAGPVAEGEFEIEVRPTRTNRSNQHWWLEMRQGDQVVTTATAITALRRETWSETEAGPPEVPAPEDLSPAAADRGVRWVDNYDMRFVTGAWQSVEDGETSQDSTTTMWIRDTPPRTLDHVALTAMCDSFFPRSFLRLGRPVPAGTVTLTIHYLATADEIAAQGTDFILGSVHAHRFHGNYHDESARLWGRDGTLLATSHQLMYFKS; encoded by the coding sequence GTGACCGGTCAGAGCAGCCCCGCACACCCACTGGATCAGGCCGTCGCCCTCGAGCTCGCCGGCGAGAACCTGGTCCGCGGCCGCACCGTGGACGCGTGGGCGAACATGGTCGGCCCGTTCGGCGGGACGACCGCGGCGACGATGTTGCAGGCGATCCTGCAACACCCGGAGCGACACGGTGACCCGCTGGCGCTGACGCTGAACTACGCGGGCCCGGTGGCCGAGGGGGAGTTCGAGATCGAGGTGCGACCGACCCGCACCAACCGCTCCAATCAACACTGGTGGCTCGAGATGCGTCAGGGCGATCAGGTGGTCACCACCGCCACCGCGATCACCGCGCTGCGCCGCGAGACGTGGTCCGAGACCGAGGCCGGTCCGCCCGAGGTCCCGGCGCCGGAGGACCTGTCCCCTGCCGCGGCGGACCGCGGGGTCAGGTGGGTGGACAACTACGACATGCGGTTCGTGACGGGGGCGTGGCAGTCGGTCGAGGACGGGGAGACGAGCCAGGATTCGACGACGACGATGTGGATCCGCGACACCCCGCCCCGCACCCTCGACCACGTCGCACTCACGGCGATGTGCGATTCGTTCTTCCCGAGGTCGTTCCTCCGGCTCGGCAGGCCGGTCCCCGCGGGCACGGTCACGTTGACGATCCACTACCTGGCCACCGCGGACGAGATCGCCGCTCAGGGGACCGACTTCATCCTGGGCAGCGTCCACGCCCACCGGTTCCACGGTAATTATCACGATGAGTCCGCTCGCCTGTGGGGCCGGGACGGAACGCTCCTCGCCACGAGCCACCAGTTGATGTACTTCAAGTCCTGA
- a CDS encoding acyl-CoA dehydrogenase family protein, with product MSTTRNHTTHEVLNQAPPRVDVDEYALNPALREAVGVFAPGAATDRFHEIGRHVGTERYQHDAELANTLTPVHHAHDRWGNRVDEIEFHPSYHRIMEYSVSHGLHTSAWADPGPGANVERAAGFMLVSQIEAGHGCPLSMTHAVVPSLRLSPELATEWEPALMSTAYDPQLRDPATKSGVLFGMAMTEKQGGSDVRANTTTATPVGDGLHMLRGHKWFCSAPQSDAFLVLAQAPEGLSCYLVPRVLPGGERNPFLVQRLKDKLGNKSNASSEVEFDGTLGWMVGEPGRGVRTIIEMVGRTRLDCVLGATAGMRQGVAEAAWHARHRAAFGATLVDQPAMAAVLADLQLEAEAATWTATRLAAAYDDESTAYRRLATAVAKYWTCKRGPNHAYESLECLGGNGYTEAFPLARRYREQPVLAVWEGSGNVIALDVLRAMAREPESVAAFDAELSAQLGTHELFDRHVERVRGLIGRAASDPAAAPAIARRLVEAMALAQQGAVLLAHAPAAVAEAFCLARLGDDRSAEYGALPDGVDIAALVARA from the coding sequence ATGTCGACGACGCGCAACCACACCACCCATGAGGTCCTCAACCAGGCGCCGCCGCGTGTGGACGTGGACGAGTACGCCCTCAATCCCGCGCTCCGGGAGGCCGTGGGCGTCTTCGCTCCCGGAGCGGCGACCGACCGATTCCACGAGATCGGCCGGCACGTGGGCACAGAGCGGTACCAACACGACGCGGAGTTGGCCAACACCCTGACCCCGGTGCACCACGCGCACGATCGGTGGGGCAACCGGGTGGACGAGATCGAGTTCCACCCCTCCTATCACCGGATCATGGAGTACTCGGTCTCCCACGGACTGCACACCTCGGCCTGGGCCGATCCGGGCCCCGGCGCAAACGTGGAGCGGGCGGCCGGCTTCATGCTGGTCTCGCAGATCGAGGCGGGTCACGGTTGCCCCCTGTCCATGACGCACGCCGTCGTGCCCTCCCTGCGGCTCAGTCCCGAACTGGCCACGGAGTGGGAGCCGGCACTGATGTCCACCGCCTACGATCCCCAGCTGCGGGACCCCGCCACCAAGTCGGGCGTGCTGTTCGGCATGGCCATGACCGAGAAGCAGGGAGGCTCGGACGTCCGGGCCAACACCACCACGGCCACCCCGGTCGGCGACGGCCTGCACATGCTGCGCGGACACAAGTGGTTCTGCTCGGCCCCGCAGTCGGACGCCTTCCTGGTGCTGGCGCAGGCGCCCGAGGGTCTGAGCTGCTACCTCGTCCCACGCGTCCTACCGGGCGGCGAGCGCAACCCCTTCCTGGTCCAGCGCCTCAAGGACAAGCTCGGCAACAAGTCCAACGCCTCGTCCGAGGTGGAGTTCGACGGCACCCTGGGCTGGATGGTCGGCGAGCCCGGCCGCGGGGTGCGCACGATCATCGAGATGGTCGGCCGCACCCGCCTGGACTGCGTGCTGGGCGCGACGGCGGGAATGCGCCAGGGCGTGGCCGAGGCCGCGTGGCACGCCCGTCACAGGGCCGCGTTCGGCGCGACCTTGGTGGACCAACCGGCCATGGCCGCCGTCCTCGCGGACCTGCAGCTCGAGGCGGAGGCCGCCACCTGGACCGCCACCCGACTCGCCGCCGCGTACGACGACGAGTCGACCGCGTACCGCCGGCTGGCGACCGCGGTCGCCAAGTACTGGACCTGCAAGCGCGGGCCCAACCACGCCTACGAGTCGCTGGAGTGCCTGGGCGGCAACGGGTACACCGAGGCGTTCCCCCTGGCCCGCCGCTACCGCGAGCAGCCGGTGCTGGCGGTATGGGAGGGATCGGGCAACGTCATCGCGCTCGACGTCCTGCGCGCGATGGCTCGCGAACCGGAGTCGGTGGCCGCGTTCGACGCGGAACTCTCCGCCCAGTTGGGCACCCACGAACTGTTCGACCGGCACGTCGAGCGGGTCCGCGGACTGATCGGGCGCGCGGCGTCCGACCCCGCCGCGGCACCCGCGATCGCACGGCGACTCGTCGAGGCCATGGCCCTCGCCCAGCAGGGCGCTGTCCTGCTCGCGCACGCCCCGGCGGCGGTCGCCGAGGCGTTCTGTCTGGCCAGGCTCGGCGACGACCGCTCAGCCGAGTACGGCGCACTCCCCGACGGCGTGGACATCGCCGCGCTCGTCGCCCGGGCCTGA